A portion of the Bactrocera neohumeralis isolate Rockhampton chromosome 2, APGP_CSIRO_Bneo_wtdbg2-racon-allhic-juicebox.fasta_v2, whole genome shotgun sequence genome contains these proteins:
- the LOC126767949 gene encoding terminal uridylyltransferase Tailor produces the protein MEQEGGSTYLHPLTLESQLFLNSLETYSQKYNQIDTNLCDMLNNIVLGIQKFLDQNPEPIVATEKTKLVQRNDLAAIQSIYHCNICKKDLGKTADKAALHLVAKHEIKANPINREKKKAQKKAAETKLNKLPKKGRALVMGDFAKFFADQLQVAEKIKQIPEYEVIENALLTALKKAVPSKSIKLYKFGSRITGIGARHSDLDIYVDIGGQFNVFEQTASDETLNNYDRIYEVIKKSSIDWDQIRAIRAARVPIIRMTNRKTNIECDVGFSNSLSYCNTQLLEYIFQQQPLARRLCIFMKKWLERTRLNEHITTYCMALMVIYYLQVKKCLPSIETLQKNMLANVLVGPWIGNFNNIPLNTLGMQEIGVSPPCCKQHIKEFCQYYANFKYDLHVVCPYFGRPNIEIKNFENLMPERYTNYITNDNTATKEWGLQLNAQIVVQDPLQLNHNVAKRCSKLHLKELVDYLKQSAEILVDSN, from the exons TCTCAACTATTCCTCAATTCTTTAGAGACTTACAGCCAAAAGTACAATCAAATTGACACAAACTTATGTGATATGTTGAACAATATTGTGCTcggtatacaaaagtttttggATCAAAATCCCGAACCCATTGTGGCTACGGAGAAAACTAAGTTAGTTCAACGTAATGATTTAGCAGCAATACAGAGTATTTACCACTGCAACATTTGCAAAAAGGATTTGGGCAAAACGGCTGACAAAGCTGCACTACATCTAGTGGCGAAGCATGAAATTAAAGCCAATCCAATCAacagagaaaagaaaaaagctcAGAAGAAAGCGGCCGAAACTAAGCTGAACAAATTGCCGAAAA AAGGTAGAGCATTGGTTATGGgcgattttgcgaaattttttgcTGATCAATTGCAAgttgcagaaaaaattaaacaaattccAGAATATGAAGTCATAGAGAATGCATTGCTAACAGCGTTAAAAAAGGCGGTCCCTAGCAAGAGtatcaaattatataaatttggtTCGCGTATTACTGGCATTGGAGCGCGCCATTCGGATTTGGATATCTACGTTGATATTG GTGGACAATTTAATGTTTTCGAGCAAACTGCCAGCGATGAAACGCTTAATAACTACGATCGCATTTATGAAGTCATTAAGAAAAGTTCTATCGATTGGGATCAGATTCGTGCTATTCGTGCGGCACGTGTACCTATAATACGTATGACTAATAGAAAGACAAATATTGAATGCGATGTTGGATTTTCAAACAGTCTTAGCTATTGCAACACGCAGTTGCTGGAGTATATTTTCCAACAACAGCCATTag CACGTCGactttgtatttttatgaaaaagtggTTGGAGCGCACGCGTTTGAACGAACATATCACCACATATTGCATGGCTCTGATGGTCATTTATTATCTACAAGTCAAAAAGTGCTTGCCCTCAATTGAGACGCTGCAGAAGAATATGTTAGCCAATGTTCTGGTTGGAC CGTGGATCGGCAACTTTAATAACATACCGTTGAATACTTTAGGAATGCAAGAGATTGGGGTCAGTCCACCATGTTGCAAGCAGCACATTAAAGAATTTTGTCAATATTACGCAAATTTCAAGTACGATTTGCATGTCGTTTGCCCCTATTTTGGACGTCCaaatatagaaattaaaaatttcgaaaacttaaTGCCAGAACG TTATACCAATTATATTACAAATGACAACACAGCTACAAAAGAGTGGGGCTTACAACTGAATGCCCAAATCGTTGTACAAGATCCGCTTCAATTAAATCATAATGTTGCAAAGCGTTGTAGCAAATTGCACCTGAAAGAATTAGTAGACTACTTGAAACAATCCGCCGAAATTTTAGTCGATTCTAAttaa